The Drechmeria coniospora strain ARSEF 6962 chromosome 02, whole genome shotgun sequence genome has a segment encoding these proteins:
- a CDS encoding C-type cyclin-like Fic1p, with translation MFRQFITVLAVPSAQSQANWNLSYRPIPPTHQPKPRSPEGTPEARKLWFCSAEAINHGGINTIKRAQHLCLSNKGASAGASPQAMSSNYWESTQRRHWLLTKDQLEARREKLEKDNADLVRMFPLQPPRLLAIYFNQQLLRLGKRLHIRQQAMATAQVYLKRFYTRVEIRRTNPYLVITTAMYLACKMEEAPQHIRLIVTEARQLWSEFIGLDTSKIGECEFFLISEMNSQLVVHQPYRTLNSLRGELGLVDDDMQLARSVINDHYMTDLPLLCDPHTVALVAILFTIILRPNSSASAAAQNASASMAMGLAAAQAAIGQAQARANGLPDSPRLPSDGKEKQAEPRSTRLGRYSTWLAESSVDIAAMVDATQEVISFYEFYEQYNDKLTREQITRFVKARSLDK, from the exons ATGTTCCGGCAGTTCATCACTGTACTAGCA GTCCCCAGCGCTCAGTCCCAGGCCAACTGGAACTTATCTTATCGCCCCATCCCGCCAACGCACCAGCCTAAACCTCGGTCGCCGGAGGGAACGCCTGAGGCTCGCAAGCTCTGGTTCTGTTCGGCAGAGGCAATCAATCATGGTGGCATCAACACCATCAAACGTGCCCAACACCTCTGTCTGAGCAACAAAGGTGCCTCTGCGGGTGCCTCTCCGCAGGCCATGTCGTCAAACTACTGGGAGTCGACGCAGAGGCGCCATTGGCTGCTCACCAAGGACCAGCTGGAAGCGAGGCGGGAGAAGCTCGAAAAGGACAATGCCGATCTCGTCCGCATGTTTCCCCTGCAGCCGCCGCGACTTCTGGCCATCTACTTCAATCAAC AGCTGCTGAGGCTCGGCAAGCGTCTGCACATACGGCAGcaggccatggcgacggcccaGGTCTACCTCAAGCGCTTCTACACTCGGGTCGAGATCCGTCGGACGAACCCGTACCTCGTCATCACGACGGCCATGTACCTCGCCTGCAAGATGGAAGAGGCACCGCAGCACATCCGGCTCATCGTCACCGAGGCGAGGCAGCTGTGGTCCGAGTTCATCGGGCTCGACACGTCCAAGATTGGCGAGTGCGAGTTCTTCCTCATCAGCGAGATGAACtcgcagctcgtcgtccacCAGCCGTACCGGACGCTGAACTCGCTACGCGGCGAgctgggcctcgtcgacgacgacatgcaGCTCGCGCGGTCGGTGATCAACGACCACTACATGACGGACCTGCCGCTGCTCTGCGACCCGCACACGgtggccctcgtcgccatcctcttCACCATCATCCTGCGGCCCaactcgtcggcgtcggcggcggcgcagaacgcgtcggcctcgatggccatgGGCTTGGCCGCGGCGCAGGCGGCCATCGGCCAGGCGCAGGCACGGGCGAACGGCCTCCCGGATTCGCCTCGGCTGCCTTCGGATGGCAAGGAGAAGCAAGCGgagccgaggtcgacgaggctcggACGCTACAGCACCTGGCTCGCCGAGAGCTCGGTGGACATTGCCGCCATGGTGGACGCGACGCAAGAGGTCATTTCCTTTTACGAATTCTACGAGCAGTACAACGACAAGCTTACTAGAGAGCAAATCACCCGCTTCGTCAAGGCACGCAGTCTAGACAAGTAG
- a CDS encoding alpha/beta hydrolase, translating to MVPRPYHVLPGRTADVAILAVAACLSLYLYIRPALRDRPVQRKFVTSGARESSTQAASHPQTVDGLPYAPDVFPGGREVESEYGTIKVFEWGPEAGEKVLLMHGIGTPCIALGDMAKEFVRRGCRVMLFGESLPPNYLSLYLPTYLPTSLLSKLALAVFSLHWLPRPVSETAPPPPPEGWLLMRADFFGRGYSDAPVDLPYDERLYTSQILLVLASSGLSWTGSSAFHLVGYSLGGALAASFAAYHANILRSLTLVCPGGLVRSSHVGLLSRLLYSGRLLPNCLTMALVRRRLDPKRGSNADVPEGDDADVDVDFDQVSISCENPAVKVGHVVRWQLAENEGFAEAYLSTVRNAPIYGQHDGPWRRLAEQLSSRRRARAGAETPAGLEAGRICLILAENDPIVVAEEWIEDARKVLGEDGVVAHVLKGGHEIAISRGRDVADVAFAAWNGKDESRL from the coding sequence ATGGTACCCCGTCCATACCACGTCCTGCCTGGTCGAACAGCCGACGtggccatcctcgccgtcgccgcgtgCCTGTCACTATATCTCTATATCCGCCCTGCTCTCAGAGACAGGCCCGTGCAACGCAAATTTGTGACGTCTGGGGCTCGGGAGTCGTCAACGCAGGCCGCAAGCCATCCCCAAACGGTCGATGGGCTGCCGTATGCGCCGGACGTCTTCCCCGGCGGCCGTGAGGTCGAGAGTGAATACGGCACCATCAAAGTCTTTGAGTGGGGtcccgaggccggcgagaaAGTGCTTCTGATGCACGGCATCGGAACTCCGTGCATTGCCTTGGGGGACATGGCCAAGGAGTTTGTCAGGAGGGGATGTAGGGTCATGCTCTTTGGTGAGTCGCTGCCCCCGAATTACCTTTCCCTCTACCTCCCTACCTACCTCCCTACCAGTCTGCTCTCGAAGCTTGCCCTGGCCGTCTTCTCTCTACACTGGCTGCCCAGACCGGTATCCGAGactgccccccccccccccccggaaGGATGGCTGCTAATGCGAGCAGACTTCTTTGGCCGCGGCTATTCAGACGCCCCCGTCGACCTTCCGTACGATGAACGCCTCTACACCTCCCagatcctcctcgtcctcgcctcctccggcCTTTCGTGGAccggctcctcggccttccacctcgtcgggtactccctcggcggcgccctcgccgcctccttcgccGCCTACCATGCAAACATTCTTCGCTCCCTCACCCTCGTCTGCCCGGGAGGGCTGGTTCGCTCGTCGCACGTTGGCCTGCTGAGCAGGTTGCTCTACTCGGGTCGTCTCTTGCCGAACTGCCTCACCATggctctcgtccgtcgtaGGCTGGACCCCAAGAGAGGGTCCAACGCCGATGTgcccgagggcgacgacgccgacgtcgacgtcgactttGACCAAGTCTCGATTTCCTGCGAGAACCCCGCCGTCAAGGTTGGCCACGTCGTCCGGTGGCAGCTGGCCGAGAATGAAGGCTTCGCCGAGGCGTACCTGAGCACCGTGCGGAACGCGCCCATTTACGGCCAGCACGACGgcccgtggcggcggctcgccgagcagctgtcgagccggcgacgcgctcgagccggcgccgaaaCCCCTGCTGGCTTGGAAGCGGGCCGAATCTGCCTCATCCTCGCGGAAAACGACCccatcgtcgtggccgaggagtgGATCGAAGACGCCCGCAaggtcctcggcgaggacggcgtcgtggccCACGTGCTGAAGGGGGGCCACGAGATTGCCATTTCCAGAGGACGAGACGTGGCGGATGTTGCCTTTGCGGCGTGGAACGGCAAGGACGAGTCTCGCCTGTAG
- a CDS encoding mitochondrial S-adenosylmethionine transporter, protein MASSPPTFQSALLAGALAGTTVDLSLFPLDTLKTRLQSSAGFFPSGGFTGIYRGIGSALVGSAPGAAFFFCTYEASKGALGGLMPSALTHMAAASLGEVAACAIRVPTEVVKQRAQAGLHGGSSAAALKAILARYPSHGVAAVWRELYRGWSITVFREVPFTVIQFPLWEAMKDWRRRRRADGDDVSAIESALFGSVAGAAAAALTTPLDVLKTRVMLSKEKVSVGHVFRTLARDEGFRPFFAGIVPRVTWISIGGAIFLGSYQWAVNTMKPMV, encoded by the coding sequence ATGGCCTCCTCTCCGCCGACCTTCCAgtccgccctcctcgccggcgccctcgccggcacaACCGTTGACCTCTCGCTCTTCCCGCTCGACACCCTCAAGACGCGTCTccagtcgtcggccggcttctTCCCCTCCGGCGGCTTCACCGGCATCTACCGCGGCATCGgctccgccctcgtcggttccgcccccggcgccgccttcttcttctgcaCCTACGAGGCGTCCAAGGGCGCTCTCGGCGGCCTGATGCCCTCGGCCCTGACCCacatggccgccgcgagcctcggcgaggtcgccgcctgcgccaTCCGCGTGCCCACCGAGGTCGTCAAGCAACGCGCCCAGGCTGGCCTCCACGGTggctcctccgccgccgccctcaagGCCATCCTGGCTCGCTACCCGTCccacggcgtcgccgccgtctggcGCGAGCTCTACCGCGGCTGGAGCATCACCGTCTTCCGCGAGGTGCCCTTCACCGTCATCCAGTTCCCCCTGTGGGAGGCCATGAAGGActggcgtcgccgccgtcgcgccgacggcgacgacgtttCCGCCATCGAGAGCGCCCTCTTCGGCAGCgtggccggtgccgccgccgccgccctgacGACGCCGCTCGACGTCCTCAAGACGAGGGTCATGCTCTCCAAGGAAAAAGTCTCCGTCGGCCACGTCTTCCGGACCTTGGCCCGGGACGAAGGTTTCCGTCCGTTcttcgccggcatcgtcccgCGCGTCACCTGGATATCCATCGGCGGTGCCATCTTCCTCGGAAGCTATCAGTGGGCCGTCAATACCATGAAGCCCATGGTCTGA
- a CDS encoding WD repeat protein, with the protein MAKKVEVAVSFSIDIIIMCTRAVLVLLLENAKSSAGGHRLGVNGLAVDSYNDILYSAGRDGIVCAWDLNLDRSRAADVSDNASAKPQQPTTRFRSQCQAHVHWINDIILVQDNTALVSASSDLAVKLWRPHSEEDGGRALTIGEHADYVKCVAAPPADMRATWVASAGLDRKICLWDLNGAGKTLEVDVRGDVIVEKGSVYALAVGRNLIASGGPEKIVRLSDPRTGSKVSKLVGHLGNIRSILIDDAGDIILSAGADKTIKMWSVRGGRCMYTFTMHDESVWSLHSDDPRLGIFYSSDRSGLVAKTDIRGGLEDVDNGLSLALAQEHFGVFKVVAARGHVWTATSQSSINRWADVDTSADGIRLPESFRHQRAASATSNRTRQTSRSQHGGYSKGKEVSPESILRLSNTAVFPLRTAMEPESSPLNEFPTRRGSHAIIEPPDPDVKPIHELPQETIEGQFGLLKHKMLNDRRRVLTLDTAGDVLMWDLIKCKPIQSFGKQHLEDVEKQVNTREAVAPWCSVDLSSGNLTVILESFNCFDAEVYADELRLDEPIDFREDQRINLGRWILRYLFANLIDEEIRRDASYRKSLDADTERRQAANRTNTPTSIDLSLPRLSDWQDSDQVTTPRANGLHLAVPAPGLGIGLATPAPARNLSGVPENAVSQPLELSTSGSKDDYFAGDKAAKMPATEPSEPLASTDNGDDKGKEKDKDKAGDSGKSPGTAFGRKFRMSFGSKKLGRSSSQAAQDKPVIVEDKAVESESSSTHEKEVDDSFLGVVQKIRNEYDRQLVEVTETDLMSGVTPSLPAETPVLKLPRGTKIMIQEETSGGNANLYQGTVENVGKDADAIERKAPMWLGEVLLQNHIPHKDLVKISFVLYPMGDLPPVSPSDSNNRLNANRMLRVKKVLSYIVERIEDLSEEPKPAKLAPEEYLELYCNEQLLPPSMSLATVRTHVWKGGNDIVLHYKANGRKVIKPLAQPLRSPEAQQAEGDVGAGAGATAGEAHNTSAAS; encoded by the exons atggccaagaag GTCGAAGTCGCCGTGTCATTCAGCATCGACATCATCATTATGTGTACCCgtgccgtgcttgtacttc TCCTCGAAAATGCCAAATCTTCGGCGGGTGGCCACCGTCTCGGCGTCAacgggctcgccgtcgacagctACAACGACATCCT TTATTCCGCCGGACGAGATGGCATCGTTTGCGCTTGGGACTTGAACCTCGACCGATcccgtgccgccgacgtgtCCGACAACGCCTCGGCCAAGCCGCAGCAGCCCACGACCAGGTTCCGCAGCCAGTGCCAAGCACACGTCCATTGGATCAACGACATCATTCTCGTCCAGGACAATACCGCCCTGgtctcggcgtcctcggaCCTTGCCGTTAAACTGTGGCGCCCCCATTccgaggaagacggcggaCGTGCCCTGACGATCGGCGAGCACGCCGACTATGTCAAATGCGTCGCCGCTCCTCCGGCCGACATGAGGGCCACCTGGGTCGCCTCAGCCGGCCTCGATCGCAAGATTTGTCTCTGGGACCtcaacggcgccggcaagacgctcgaggtcgacgtcagaggcgacgtcatcgtcgagaaAGGCTCCGTctacgccctcgccgtcggccgcaacCTGATCGCCAGCGGTGGGCCCGAGAAGATTGTTCGCCTCTCCGACCCTCGGACCGGCTCCAAGGTTTCCAAGCTCGTCGGTCACCTGGGCAACATTCGCTCCATATTGATCGATGACGCTGGGGATATCATCCTAAGTGCGGGCGCCGACAAGACGATCAAGATGTGGAGCGTCAGGGGCGGCCGTTGCATGTACACTTTCACCATGCACGATGAGAGCGTTTGGTCCCTGCACTCGGATGACCCTCGCCTCGGCATCTTTTACAGTAGCGACCGCTCCGGCCTCGTTGCCAAGACGGACATTCGCGGTGGCTTGGAGGACGTCGACAACGGCCTcagcctcgccctcgctcaGGAGCATTTCGGCGTCTTCAAGGTTGTCGCCGCCCGTGGCCATGTCTGGACGGCCACCAGCCAGTCGTCCATCAACCGCTGGGCAGATGTCGATAccagcgccgacggcataAGACTCCCAGAATCCTTCCGGCATCAACGAGCagcctcggccacgtccaACAGGACTCGCCAGACATCACGATCCCAACATGGGGGGTACTCGAAGGGGAAGGAGGTATCGCCAGAATCTATTCTTCGACTATCGAATACGGCCGTCTTTCCGTTGCGGACGGCCATGGAGCCGGAGTCGAGCCCGCTGAATGAGTtcccgacgaggagagggtCGCACGCGATCATCGAGCCACCAGACCCCGACGTCAAGCCAATTCACGAGCTACCACAAGAGACGATAGAGGGCCAGTTTGGCCTGCTCAAGCACAAGATGCTCAATGATAGGAGGAGAGTCTTGACTTTGGACACGGCCGGCGATGTCCTGATGTGGGATCTCATCAAG TGCAAACCCATTCAAAGCTTTGGCAAGCAGCATCTGGAAGATGTCGAAAAGCAGGTCAACACCCGCGAAGCCGTGGCGCCCTGGTGCTCGGTCGACCTCAGCTCCGGCAACCTGACGGTCATCTTGGAGTCCTTCAACTGCTTCGATGCCGAGGTCTACGCCGACGAACTTCGGTTGGACGAGCCCATTGATTTCAGAGAAGACCAGAGAA TCAACCTCGGTCGGTGGATTCTTCGGTACCTGTTCGCAAACTTGATCGACGAGGAAATCAGACGCGACGCATCATATCGAAAATCGCTGGACGCCGATAccgagcggcggcaggcggcgAACCGGACAAATACCCCGACGTCGATCGATCTGTCGCTGCCCAGATTGTCGGATTGGCAGGACTCGGACCAGGTCACGACACCTCGAGCCAATGGCTTGCATCTCGCCGTCCCTGCGCCAGGCCTTGGCATCGGCCTGGCCACtccagcgccggcgaggaatcTCTCGGGCGTCCCGGAGAATGCCGTCTCCCAGCCACTAGAGTTGAGCACTTCGGGGAGCAAGGACGATTACTTTGCCGGCGACAAGGCAGCCAAaatgccggcgacggagccgtcggAGCCGTTGGCTTCGACGGACAATGGCGACGACAAGGGGAAGgaaaaggacaaggacaaggccgGCGACAGTGGCAAGTCACCAGGGACGGCGTTTGGTAGAAAGTTTCGAATGTCCTTTGGCTCCAAGAAACTAGGCCGTTCGTCCTCGCAGGCGGCGCAGGACAAGCCGGTGATTGTGGAAGACAAGGCTGTCGAGTCCGAGTCGTCATCGACGCACGAGAAGGAAGTCGACGACAGtttcctcggcgtcgtgcaGAAAATACGCAACGAGTACGACAGGCAGCTGGTCGAGGTGACGGAGACGGATTTGATGTCGGGGGTGACGCCCAGTCTACCTGCCGAGACGCCTGTGCTGAAGCTTCCTCGAGGAACGAAAATCATGATCCAGGAGGAGACGTCGGGGGGCAACGCCAACCTCTACCAGGGCACGGTGGAAAATGTGGGCAAGGATGCCGACGCGATTGAGCGAAAGGCGCCCATGTGGTTGGGAGAGGTGCTCCTGCAGAACCACATACCACACAAGGACCTGGTGAAGATTTCGTTTGTGCTGTATCCGATGGGTGATCTTCCGCCCGTCTCGCCATCGGATAGCAACAACAGGCTCAACGCGAACAGAATGCTCCGTGTCAAGAAGGTGCTGTCCTACATCGTCGAGAGGATCGAGGACCTATCCGAGGAGCCGAAACCTGCCAAGCTAGCGCCCGAGGAGTATCTCGAGCTGTACTGCAATGAACAG CTGTTGCCACCATCGATGAGTCTTGCTACGGTCCGAACGCATGTCTGGAAGGGTGGTAACGACATCGTCCTACATTACAAGGCGAACGGTCGCAAGGTCATCAAGCCTCTGGCGCAACCGCTGCGCTCCCCCGAAGCGCAGCAGGCCGAAGGCGACGTCGGAGCCGGCGCAGGAGCAACAGCTGGCGAGGCACACAACACTTCAGCAGCATCGTGA
- a CDS encoding far upstream element-binding protein 2 has protein sequence MAEPQPDIQSILAALGKFPTRSPNASQPPAGMPGHGYPGPSAPPGSYQPPPSHPPGAAPAYGGPGHALPAPAASGNVDLSAIRPVTSGTMNFDDIVSKARAYAADKGATQYDRPPTYGADGRNADRAHRRSRSRSPLRGSYRDERHGGQGRERGGRDRSYSPPPRGKPFSPPRGGGRERSPLRGGGDDNSETIQIESSLVGLIIGRQGENLRRIEADTNCRVQFLSATDGGPFRQCRISGPVQRRMEVKDAINRIIDDSGMSALNHAVQDKSRDGGRGGAAQLRDGEDHMQIMVPDRTVGLIIGRGGETIRDLQERSGCHINIVGETKSVNGLRPVNLIGSVEAAARAKDAIMEIVDSDTRGENPAVKTKPSGGGRMDGPSRDFGGVVGGGPDKTNDAMYVPSDAVGMIIGKGGETIREMQNSTGCKINVAQSSGPGEVQREIALIGSRDSIARAKMAIEEKVEAVRQKSGGGGGGGGRARGHQDLDRASYSQAPSSSTNQGTPAAATGDASDPYAQYGGYQNYVALWYQSLMYQQQQGAQGAPGGGAPAPGGPGAQ, from the exons ATGGCGGAACCCCAACCCGACATCCAGAGCATCCTTGCTGCGTTGGGCAAGTTTCCCACCCGCTCCC CCAACGCATCGCAACCTCCGGCCGGCATGCCTGGCCATGGCTACCCcgggccgtcggcaccgccggGCTCGTACcaacctcctccttctcACCCCCCGGGCGCGGCACCTGCCTATGGCGGGCCTGGACATGCTCTTCCCGCACCGGCCGCGAGCGGCAACGTCGACCTGAGCGCCATCCGACCCGTCACCTCGGGCACCATGAATTTTGACGACATCGTATCCAAGGCGAGGGCGTACGCGGCCGACAAGGGCGCCACCCAGTACgaccggccgccgacgtacGGTGCCGACGGGAGGAACGCCGACCGCGCCCATCGACGATCGAGATCGCGCTCGCCTCTGCGGGGCAGCTACCGAGACGAGCGacacggcggccaagggcgtGAGCGCGGAGGGCGCGATCGCTCCTACTCGCCACCCCCCCGCGGCAAGCCattctcgccgccgcggggcGGCGGTCGTGAGAGGTCTCCCTtgcgaggaggcggcgacgacaatTCGGAGACGATCCAGATCGAGtcgagcctcgtcggcctcatcATCGGCCGCCAGGGCGAGAACCTACGGCGCATCGAGGCCGACACGAACTGCCGCGTCCAGTTCCTGTCGGCCACGGACGGCGGACCTTTCCGGCAGTGCAGGATCAGCGGCCCCGTCCAGCGGCGGATGGAGGTCAAGGACGCCATCAACcgcatcatcgacgacagCGGCATGAGCGCCCTGAACCACGCGGTCCAGGACAAGTCGCGAGACGGGGGCAGGGGAGGCGCGGCGCAGCTGCGGGATGGCGAGGACCACATGCAGATCATGGTGCCCGACCGCACCGTCGGCCTGATCATCGGTCGCGGTGGCGAGACGATCCGGGACCTCCAGGAACGATCCGGCTGCCACATCAACATTGTCGGCGAGACGAAGAGCGTCAACGGCCTGCGTCCGGTGAACCTGATCGGctccgtcgaggcggcggcccgcGCCAAGGACGCCATCATGGAGATTGTCGACAGCGACACGCGCGGCGAGAACCCGGCGGTCAAGACCAAgccgtcgggcggcggccgcatGGACGGCCCGTCGAGAGAtttcggcggcgtcgtcggcggcggcccggaCAAGACGAACGATGCCATGTACGTGCCCTCGGACGCGGTCGGCATGATCATCGGCAAGGGGGGCGAGACGATTCGTGAGATGCAAAACTCGACGGGATGCAAGATCAACGTGGCCCAGTCGTCGGGCCCCGGCGAGGTGCAGAGGGAGATTGCGCTCATCGGCTCGCGCGACAGCATTGCTCGGGCCAAGATGGCCATCGAGGAgaaggtcgaggccgtg CGCCAgaagagcggcggcggcggcggcggcggcggccgagcgcgTGGACATCAGGATCTCGATAGAGCCTCGTATTCCCAGGCGCCAAGCTCGTCTACTAACCAAGGAAcaccggcggcagcgacaggCGACGCCTCGGACCCGTATGCCCAGT ATGGAGGGTACCAGAACTACGTCGCGCTCTGGTACCAGTCCCTGATgtaccagcagcagcagggtgCGCAAGGAGcgccgggcggcggcgcgccggCCCCCGGCGGCCCGGGCGCCCAGTGA